A single region of the Aeromicrobium chenweiae genome encodes:
- a CDS encoding FAD-dependent oxidoreductase, whose protein sequence is MEIFDAVVIGAGQAGLSSSYHLKRRGISHVVLDADDRAGGAWQHRWDALTMHDVHGVADLPGAEIPPDTGEERANEFVPAYFADYEQRFELPVVRPVAVKRVRDEDGLLVVESDTGSWTTRTLVNATGTWSRPFVPHYPGMETFLGEQLHASDYPGPEHFLGKRVVVVGGGASAVQFLGALAPITETVWVTRREPVWRTDEFTPEVGRAVVAKVEERVRQGLPPRSVVSVTGLLLREQEREAERLGAYADRRPMFASIEPDGVRWADGRFERADVILWATGFRPAVDHLAPLHLRSPLGGIQLDGTTAVADPRVQMVGYGPSASTIGANRAGRTAARGVAEQLRAAQTVSVDA, encoded by the coding sequence GTGGAGATCTTCGACGCGGTCGTGATCGGCGCGGGCCAGGCCGGCCTCTCGTCGTCGTACCACCTGAAGCGCCGCGGCATCAGCCACGTCGTCCTCGACGCGGACGACCGGGCCGGTGGCGCGTGGCAGCACCGCTGGGACGCCCTGACGATGCACGACGTGCACGGGGTCGCCGACCTGCCGGGCGCCGAGATCCCGCCGGACACCGGTGAGGAACGGGCCAACGAGTTCGTCCCCGCGTACTTCGCGGACTACGAGCAGCGGTTCGAGCTCCCGGTCGTGCGCCCGGTCGCGGTGAAGCGGGTCCGCGACGAGGACGGCCTGCTGGTCGTCGAGTCGGACACCGGCTCGTGGACGACCCGCACCCTGGTCAACGCGACCGGCACGTGGAGCCGGCCCTTCGTGCCGCACTACCCGGGCATGGAGACGTTCCTCGGCGAGCAGCTGCACGCCTCCGACTACCCCGGCCCCGAGCACTTCCTCGGCAAGCGCGTGGTGGTGGTCGGCGGCGGGGCGTCGGCCGTGCAGTTCCTCGGCGCCCTGGCGCCCATCACCGAGACCGTCTGGGTCACCCGGCGCGAACCGGTCTGGCGCACCGACGAGTTCACGCCCGAGGTGGGCCGGGCCGTCGTCGCCAAGGTCGAGGAGCGCGTGCGTCAGGGCCTCCCGCCGCGCAGCGTCGTCAGCGTCACCGGACTGCTCCTGCGCGAGCAGGAGCGCGAGGCCGAGCGCCTCGGCGCGTACGCCGACCGCCGGCCCATGTTCGCCTCGATCGAGCCCGACGGCGTCCGGTGGGCGGACGGCCGGTTCGAGCGCGCGGACGTCATCTTGTGGGCGACAGGGTTCCGCCCGGCCGTCGACCACCTGGCACCGCTGCACCTGCGCAGCCCGCTCGGCGGCATCCAGCTCGACGGAACGACGGCCGTCGCGGACCCGCGGGTGCAGATGGTCGGCTACGGGCCCTCAGCCAGCACGATCGGCGCCAACCGGGCCGGACGCACCGCGGCGCGAGGCGTCGCGGAGCAGCTCCGTGCCGCGCAGACCGTCAGCGTCGACGCGTGA